In Oceaniferula flava, one genomic interval encodes:
- a CDS encoding type IV pilus modification PilV family protein encodes MKHSGIKTKQGFTLVETVIAMGIITIMITAFLAAFGPAVQGIRKSMSAKEANRLATTLENELSVLRPDEAGTSGYDTAFEKAYDWIENSADLTPGNDTMVLIYQYRGDPTATPNSDGTLQPFTTGTTEDLPGQDYVIQSVVRRLGDTKVDDELQPKVVEGRVFYVRMTQLVFNTDGELEVSTLADNKIADPRNPGTAVEYENYPEAVVAFQAEFYVMKSSLVQYVRNGFEIDKRGKPVFTRNMAVRR; translated from the coding sequence ATGAAACACAGCGGAATCAAAACCAAACAAGGCTTCACACTGGTCGAAACCGTGATCGCGATGGGGATCATCACCATCATGATCACCGCCTTCCTGGCAGCCTTCGGGCCAGCCGTGCAGGGAATTCGTAAATCCATGTCAGCCAAAGAAGCCAACCGTTTGGCCACGACTCTGGAAAACGAACTTTCCGTTCTCCGTCCGGACGAAGCCGGAACCTCCGGCTACGACACCGCTTTTGAGAAAGCTTACGATTGGATTGAAAATTCCGCCGATCTCACGCCGGGTAACGATACCATGGTGCTGATCTATCAATACCGCGGTGACCCCACTGCCACTCCAAACAGTGATGGGACTTTGCAACCATTCACTACTGGAACCACTGAAGATCTGCCAGGTCAGGACTATGTGATTCAATCCGTGGTGCGACGCTTGGGGGACACCAAGGTGGACGACGAGTTGCAACCAAAAGTGGTGGAAGGCCGCGTGTTCTACGTGCGCATGACCCAGCTGGTATTCAATACCGATGGAGAACTGGAGGTCAGCACATTGGCCGACAACAAAATCGCTGATCCCCGCAACCCTGGAACAGCGGTGGAGTATGAAAACTACCCTGAAGCGGTAGTCGCTTTCCAAGCCGAATTCTACGTGATGAAAAGCAGTCTGGTGCAGTATGTGCGCAACGGCTTCGAAATTGATAAGCGGGGTAAACCTGTCTTCACCAGAAACATGGCTGTCCGCCGCTAA